The DNA sequence TTACTGGTGCAAGATCGATCCGAAGCATATTACTGCCCAGGAGCTACAGCTGCTGGACCTGACGCCAGAGGAATTACCCTGTGATGATTTCCATCCGGATGAAATTTTACAACACTTTGTCGGAAGAATAGCTGCAGGGTTTAATCAGCGCTCCGGTCCTGCACACGATCTACCTATATATCCCAGATCCCCCCGCTTTTTAATGAAATTTAAGCTGTTTTTTGACGATAAATATACGTCAAGAGTTCGATAATTAACATAGGAGAACCAAATGGCTGGACCGGAAGCGAGTTCTAACATCAATACTAGCAGAGCGAATCCCGCTCCCCGGACCGCCGCAAACATTCCCAATGAAAATGAGCTCTGGGCCAAGCTGCAGGCCGCCGATCCGGATGACCGGTTCGAAGCCGTCCAGCAGTTAAAGCGATTATGTCAAGCCCGGCCCATACTCAAATATCCCGAAAAGATCGAGCTGGTCCTGCGGGCCTATAAAAATGAATTTGACCGTTACAACCAGGAGAAAAACCAAAACAAAAAAGAAGTCCTCGCTCATGTTATCGGCAGTTTTATCGATCTGTTTGTTAAATTTAAAATAAAAGAAGCCGGCCCTCTTTTAAATAAAGGTTTGAGCGATCCGAACATCGGCTGGCTATTCGCCCTGGCCGTGGCCGAGATCGGCAACGCTTCGGCAATCCCCGCGCTCCAGGCGCAGTTTTCGCAAACTCCCTCGCGAATAAGCGCCGTGGCCCTGCTTAAATTGGGTGAACCGGGCGTCTACCGCGATAATTATCTCCAGGAAGATCTAAAAATATTTGATGAGCCGGATGACCGCCTCATCTATCCTAATGTCACCGAACGACAGATGGCGCTGGGCATTGCGGAGAGAGGTTGTTCGCCGTTCGGGGGAATGATGGCGCCGATCAATCCGAATAATCCTCCGTTCGGGCCGGGCTTGCCCAACTGGGCGGTCGTGTCTAAATGCAGTTATACCCAGATAAGCGTGCCGACCACGGCCGCCGGAATGAAACCGGAAATAAAAGAGAATATCGGTCTTTTGATCGGCGCTCTGGCCGAAAAACATGACGGCCAAAAACTCATCCCGCTCCTCCTGACCTTGCTCTATCATCCCAAGCATCCTATCGATAAACCAACGATCGCCGCGGCCTTCAAGCGGGTGGTTGCCCAGTCCGATATACCGCTGCTCCTCGAACAGTTAAAGAGATTTCCTTACCCTGACACCCTTTCGCTCATCTCGCCTTTTTTTAAAGAGCAGATCGCTGCCGGTTTTCTTGCGCCAGAAACCCACCAGGCGGTCGTCGAGGCGTTCAAAGGATTATTGAACCAGCGGGAATTGAGATCGGTCGCGCTTGACTTTCTGGCCGAAACAAAAGAGCGGAGCATTATTGAATATCTGGAGCGCACGATCAAAACGACCGGTTACTGCGCCGCCGAGGTCGAGGCGCTCGCCGGTTTAAGAAATCACCCCGCTGAATTTGAGAATGTTTTTTACAAAGTACTGGCTGACGAAAAATATAAGACCACTACGGAGGACGCCCGATTTTACGCCGCCCTGGCGCTGTCCCAGTCGCTGGCCGGCCGGAAAGACGCGGCCGCCGCTCGCATGGCCATGCGCCTGTCCGGTTTCCTGACCAATAAGCTGGCCGACCCCGCCTCATCGGCCAAAGAAACGCTGCTGCTGCTGGAAAGTTTCAAAGATCTTCAGGAACCGGCTTATATCCCCGATGTATTGGCCAAGTTGAAGCAGAGCCGGGCGGCCCTCGGCGCCATTCCAGCCCACTGCCCGCCGGAATTAATGCCGGCAAAAAAAGAAAATCAGGTGGTCAGATTTTTTGCCACTTTAACGATCGCCGGCCTGGCGACCAAAGACAACACGGAAGCGTTAAAGACGATTGACGAGGAAATGAGCTACTGGAAAAGTTATCTCGCCGAAGTTGAACGGGAACACACGGCCATGACCACGGCGCCCGAACAATATCAGTTCGCGCTTCAAGTTAAATCTTTCGTTCAGTTGGTGGAAAAAATAAAAGACGATGAAGCAGTAAACAAAAACGCGGACCAGCCGGCTAAACCTTGATGATCTGGCCCCGCTCCGCACCCACTGAGATCAAAGAGACCTTCGCTTCGGACAGCTCGGCCAGTTTATCAAGATACTTTTTCGCGTTGGCGGGCAACTGCCGGTAATCGGTCAATTTCGTCAGGTCCTCTTTCCAGCCCGGCAGTTCCTCATAGACCGGCTGGCAGGTCCCCAACCGGACGATATCGGTCGGAAAATCTTTGACGACTTTACCCTTGCGCTCGTAGGCGACGCAGACCTTGATCGTCTCAAAAGAATCTAGCACATCGAGCTTGGTAATGGCCAGCTGGGTCAAGCCGTTGACCTTGGAAGCGTGACGCATAACCACTCCGTCAAACCAGCCGCAGCGCCGCGGCCGGCCGGTGGTCGTCCCGTATTCCCCGCCCCGCTCGCGCAGCTGGTCGCCGATGCCGCCGACAATCTCGGTCGGGAACGGTCCGCCCCCAACGCGCGTGACGTAGGCCTTGACCACGCCGATCACCTCATCGATCTCCTGCGGGCCGAAACCGGCCCCGATGCAAGCGCCGCCGGCGATCGGATTGGACGAGGTGACGTAAGGATAAGTGCCGTGATCGACATCAAGCATCGTCCCCTGGGCCCCTTCCATCAAGATGCGTTTGTTGCCGGAGATCGCGGAATTTACGAGGCTGGACGACTCCTCGACCACGTAAGCTTTCAGCAGTTCAAAAAAGCCCAGATATTCTTTTTTAATCGCCTCAAGATCGTAATTGACGTTGAACTTATAAAAATTGTTCAGCAGGAACGACTTTTCTTTTAAGTTCCAGTCAAGTTTTTGCGTAAAGATATCAGGGTGAAAAAAATCGCCCACGCGGATGCCCCGGCGATTGAACTTATCGACATAACAGGGACCGATGCCGCGGTTGGTGGTGCCGATGCGGCCGGCCTCGTGCTGCTGCTCCTGCGCGGCGTCGAGATCGCGGTGATAAGGAAAGATCACGTGCGCCTGGGAAGAGACCTTGAGGTTGTTGACCGGGAAACCCGCTTCACGCAGCGACTTGATCTCGCCCAACAGTCCGGCCAGGTCGAGCACCACACCGTTGCCGATCACACAAACGACGCTGGGATAAAAGATGCCCGAGGGGATCAAATGCAGTTTGAAGGTCTTGTCTTTAATAACAACGGTGTGGCCGGCATTGTTGCCGCCTTGGTAGCGGACCACCATGTCCATATCCTTGGCCAGAAGATCGGTGATCTTACCCTTACCTTCGTCGCCCCATTGCGTGCCGACTATTACTGTAACGGTCATATAATAATTATATCATGGTTCGAGCGGCGGCAGGCGTTTGATCGCCGCTTCGCCGAATGAGGTTTTCGAAAAGAAAATGGCGGCTTCGGCCCGGGTCAGCGGGTCGTTCGGCCGGTCGAGCTGGCCGGTCAAGTCGAGCCTCCTGAAAGCTTCTCGCCTCGACACCAGTTTATCCGGTTCGGGCACGAGCGTTGGCGGCAGTTGCCTGGCCGACGAAACCATGGTCTCGAACTCGCGGCGCGTCACTTTTTTGTTGGGCTGGAAAGTCCTGTTCGGATAGCCGCGCAAAAGCCCCGCCGTCGCCAGCTGTTCGATCTCTGCTCTGGCCCAGTGGTTTTTGGGCACATCCTTGAACTTGACCAATTTCACCTTGGCGAGGCCGGCCCTTTCGGACAAAGACGCGGCTTCCGGCGTGACAATCGCCACGGCCGCCGCTTCCGGCGACGCCGGCTTTTTCTCCTTCACGCCGACGTAACCGAGCGAAAAATATTGGGTAACGGCCTGGGTCGGGTCCGAGCGGCGGTACTGGGCGTAATCAAAGGTCACGCCGGCATATTTAAGACCGACGCCAAAAGTCAGGTCGTTATAGGTCTGGCTGATGCCGTTGGGCGTCTGGTTAATGCCGAACCGTACGGCCAGTATCTCGACCGGCTCCCACTCCAGCCCCAGGTGAAGCAGGTATTGCTGAAAATCCGAGTTTTTGCTCAAGTCAAAATTCATCAGAAGAGAATGTTTTTGATACTGCCTGAGCCCGTTTTCCCCCAAAACTTTGAGCGAGGCGCCGACCGCGATCCGCAGGGGGAGATTATCGGTCGCGCCGTTCTTGTAACTGATCTGGCCGGTAAAATTCTTAACATCGAGGCCCAAGCCCAACCCCGGCCGGGGCTGATATTTTAAGCCGGCGCCCAGCGCTAGCCCCCCGCCGTACAGGGACTCATAGCCGGCAACGTCTTTTGAGTAGCCGGTCACGACATAGCGCAGATCACCGCTGACCGAAATATTCGGGCGCAGGCACTTTAAATAAGTGAAAATAAAATCCTGATCGGCGGCCGTCACCGTTTCGGTGGAGACCAAAACGTTGGCCTGGGAGCGATTGCGATAACCAATGCCGACGGTCCCGCCCAGCACACCAGGCCAAACCCCGCCGACCGCGGCAAAACTAATGTCGCCGGGAGCCGTGTAGTAATAACTGGTCAAATTCATTTTATTGAGCGCGGCTAGACCGGCGGGATTGGTAAAAATGCCCGAACCGTCATCCGCTAAGCCCATGTAAGCATTGCCCAGCGCAATGGGCCGCACGCCGGTCTCATTCTCCAAAAGAGGCACGGCCCGGCCCGAAGCGGGGAATAAAAGAAAAAAGAAAAAAACCAGCGCTATAAATTTACAGTTTTGGGATTGCAACGTTAAATGTCACTTTTTTGCCGACCGCAGGATAAACGATCGTCACGGTGTAATTGCCCCCGGCCAGCGGCTTATTGTTGGTCGTCGTCCGGTCTTTGAGCAATTCGCTCAGGGCGTTCATCCCTTCCGTGACGTCAATTTGTTTTTCAACGACTTCCACCCCATCGGCCCGGTGCACAACCAGGATCGCTATGCCGGCAACCGGCGAATTGAAGTTGGCGTTGAGCGTAGCGCCCTCGGGGCCGGGAACAACGCTAACGCTCGGCTGCTCGACCGGCACGGTCGTGGTCGTGGTCGAGGTGGTGGTAGTGGTCGTGGTAGCGGTGTCAAATTGCACGTTGGTATTGTTGCCGCTGTCGGTTGAATTGAGTATCTGAAGGACGGTCGCGTTGATATTATTCAAGTCCTTGGCGTCGACATAGGTAACGTTGCGCCCGACCCGGGGATCGATCTGCCATTGCGTGCCGGCGGTCGTGCTTCTCAAAGTGATCAAATTGCCGGCCGCGCCGTTGAACGTCAGGTTATTGCCGACCGTCTGGGTCTTGCCCGCCTCAAAGTTGATCTGGCCGCCGGCAGCCGCGCTTTCCAGATTATAAAAAGTATTGTCGCCGAAGATCGTCTGGACCGAGCCGGCCGGGACGTTCAATTTGATCGTGCCGGTGCCGGCCGTGAACGTCCCCGAGTTAGACCAATCGCCGGGGACAGCCAGCGTGGAGCCGCCGAGTTTAAGAACGTGTCCGGCCGGGATCTTAAGGGCGGCGGCCAGGACGATCCCCGAACTAATGACGACTACAAATAACGCGAAAAATATTTTGTTGATCATTTTACTAAAATTACTCGATTACTTGGCCTTAAGTTTTGCGATCTCCCCTTTCAACTCATTAATTTGTTTCTGCTGTTCCTGCACCGCCTTGGCCAGCAGGGCGGTGAGCTGACCGTAGGACAGGGTCAGCTTCCCTTCATCCCCGTGAACCACTTCCGGAATGACTTTTCTGACGTCCTGCGCGATAAAGCCGATGTCCTCTTTGCCGTCCTGTTTCCAGTTATAGCTGACGGGCCGCAACTTCATCAGATCGGCCAGGCCGTATTTAATGTCTTTGATATTCTTTTTTCGCGCGCGATCGGAAGCATCGGTCCAAACACCGGCGCTGGACAAATTTGCGCCGGAAACACTTTCTAAGATCGTAAAACGCGAGCGCGTTCCGACATCGTTGGCAATATTGTCCAGTTGAAGCAGTGTTGTTGAGCCATCGTTATTGCTGATCTGCAGTTTGGCATCCAAACTATAACCGGTTGTCTCCCAGGTATTGACACCAACCTTGGTTTGGCCGACGTATAACATCGGCGTAGCGGAGTTATTACCGATCATCACGGAATTGGGCGTGTTATTGGTCAGTTTATTTGAAGACGAGACTCCAAAGCCAAGTACCATTGAATTGGCGGCGGTCGCACTCAAACTTTGGCCCAAAGCATAAGAAGCATTGCCGCTGGAGGTGTTGCTTTTGCCGATGGCGATCGCATCAATTGCGCTGGCGGTATTCTGCCGGCCGATCGTAACAGAATTATCGGCGCTGGAAATACTGGCATTGCCCAGAGCGACCGCGCTTGCTCCCGAGGCGGCTGCGCTCAAACCCTGCGCAAAAGAAACAAGTCCGGGCGTCGCGGTATCCACCGCGTTTGGATATAAAGTCGCTCTCAAGCTGGCTGTGACCGGGTCCCATCTAAACTGGGGATAGTAACTGGTCCCTCCGGCCACTACAGCCGGTCCGTTCCCTTTAACTTCTCCGCTTGAATTTATCCGCAGGACCTCGACTGATGAAGAGTCTTTGATGGACAAGGCGGTCGCGCCCACCGTATCGCCTAAAATAACTTCCGTGTCGGCCGCGAAAACCGCCCCCGAGATCAATACCCCAACCACCAAACCACTTAACAATCTACTGGCCATATTTTTTCCTCCCTGTTCCTAAATTATTGAGCTAATTTTATATGAATCTCTTTTAATTGTAAAGGATTAACTTCGTCGGGAGCGCCGGTCAGGGGGCACGAAGCCGATTGGGTCTTCGGGAAGGCGATCACGTCGCGGATCGAATCAACTCCCGCGAGTAGCATGACCAGCCGGTCTAACCCCAAAGCTATCCCGCCGTGCGGCGGGGCCCCGTATTCCAGCGCTTCCAGGAAAAAGCCAAAGCGGCGTTGAGTTTCCTCGTCGCTGATCCGGAGAAGTTTGAAGACCTGGGCCTGGATATCCGGCCGATGGATCCTGATCGAGCCGCCGCCGATCTCGGTCCCGTTGAGGATCAGGTCGTAAGCCTGCGCCTTGACCGTCCCCGGCTCTTTCAGGAAACGCGCTTCCAGGTCGTCCCAGTTACCGTGCGGCGCGGTGAAAGGGTGATGGTTGGAAACCCAGCGGTTTTCCGTTGCGCTGTATTCAAAAAGCGGAAAATCGGTCACCCAGAGGAAATGGTAGCTATTGGCATCGATCAGGTCCAGTTTCTTCCCCAGGATCAGGCGCAATTCGCCGAGGACTTGGTGGACCACTTTCGGTTTATCAGCCATAAAGATCAAGACATCGCCCGTCTCCCCTTTGAGCCGGTCGACGATCGCGTTGATCTCTTCCGGCTTGAAGAACTTGACGATCGGCGACTTTAGGCCGGCCGCGGTCAGCGCGACCCAGGCCATCCCCTTGGCCCCCAAAGCTTTGGCCGACGCTTCCAGGGCATCAAGTTCCGAGCGGGACAGCTTCTCCCCGCCTTTGATGTTGATCCCCTTGACCAGCGGCGCTTCGCGAAAAACCTTGAACTCGACGTTCTTAACGAGATCGGAAACATCAACCAGTTCCAGGCCGAAGCGCGTATCCGGTTTATCAGTGCCGTAGCGCCCCAGCGCCTCTTCCCAGGTTAGCCGGGCGAACGGCAAGTTGATCTTGGGGATATTCTTCCCCCGATAGAGATCAATGTCTTTTTCTAAAGCGTCCAGCGAACTTTTCAGCAACCCTTCGATCATGGCGATAATGTCATTCTCTTCCACGAACGACATTTCGATATCAAGCTGGGTGAACTCCGGTTGGCGGTCGGCCCGCAGGTCCTCGT is a window from the Candidatus Margulisiibacteriota bacterium genome containing:
- a CDS encoding adenylosuccinate synthase — its product is MTVTVIVGTQWGDEGKGKITDLLAKDMDMVVRYQGGNNAGHTVVIKDKTFKLHLIPSGIFYPSVVCVIGNGVVLDLAGLLGEIKSLREAGFPVNNLKVSSQAHVIFPYHRDLDAAQEQQHEAGRIGTTNRGIGPCYVDKFNRRGIRVGDFFHPDIFTQKLDWNLKEKSFLLNNFYKFNVNYDLEAIKKEYLGFFELLKAYVVEESSSLVNSAISGNKRILMEGAQGTMLDVDHGTYPYVTSSNPIAGGACIGAGFGPQEIDEVIGVVKAYVTRVGGGPFPTEIVGGIGDQLRERGGEYGTTTGRPRRCGWFDGVVMRHASKVNGLTQLAITKLDVLDSFETIKVCVAYERKGKVVKDFPTDIVRLGTCQPVYEELPGWKEDLTKLTDYRQLPANAKKYLDKLAELSEAKVSLISVGAERGQIIKV
- a CDS encoding S-layer homology domain-containing protein, whose product is MPLLENETGVRPIALGNAYMGLADDGSGIFTNPAGLAALNKMNLTSYYYTAPGDISFAAVGGVWPGVLGGTVGIGYRNRSQANVLVSTETVTAADQDFIFTYLKCLRPNISVSGDLRYVVTGYSKDVAGYESLYGGGLALGAGLKYQPRPGLGLGLDVKNFTGQISYKNGATDNLPLRIAVGASLKVLGENGLRQYQKHSLLMNFDLSKNSDFQQYLLHLGLEWEPVEILAVRFGINQTPNGISQTYNDLTFGVGLKYAGVTFDYAQYRRSDPTQAVTQYFSLGYVGVKEKKPASPEAAAVAIVTPEAASLSERAGLAKVKLVKFKDVPKNHWARAEIEQLATAGLLRGYPNRTFQPNKKVTRREFETMVSSARQLPPTLVPEPDKLVSRREAFRRLDLTGQLDRPNDPLTRAEAAIFFSKTSFGEAAIKRLPPLEP
- a CDS encoding tail fiber domain-containing protein, which codes for MASRLLSGLVVGVLISGAVFAADTEVILGDTVGATALSIKDSSSVEVLRINSSGEVKGNGPAVVAGGTSYYPQFRWDPVTASLRATLYPNAVDTATPGLVSFAQGLSAAASGASAVALGNASISSADNSVTIGRQNTASAIDAIAIGKSNTSSGNASYALGQSLSATAANSMVLGFGVSSSNKLTNNTPNSVMIGNNSATPMLYVGQTKVGVNTWETTGYSLDAKLQISNNDGSTTLLQLDNIANDVGTRSRFTILESVSGANLSSAGVWTDASDRARKKNIKDIKYGLADLMKLRPVSYNWKQDGKEDIGFIAQDVRKVIPEVVHGDEGKLTLSYGQLTALLAKAVQEQQKQINELKGEIAKLKAK
- the aspS gene encoding aspartate--tRNA ligase, producing the protein MKRTHQCGEIRAKHENSTVEAVGWVHRRRDHGGLIFIDLRDRSGLVQVVFSSSDAALHAKASQLRSEYVIAVKGQVVKRSPETANKELPSGEIEIAAAALDILNTAKTPPFEIADARTEPDETVRLKYRYIDLRKERMRENLVFRHKIIKAMSDHLDREGFLEIETPFLGKSTPEGARDYLVPSRVSPGKFYALPQSPQLFKQILMVAGMEKYFQVARCFRDEDLRADRQPEFTQLDIEMSFVEENDIIAMIEGLLKSSLDALEKDIDLYRGKNIPKINLPFARLTWEEALGRYGTDKPDTRFGLELVDVSDLVKNVEFKVFREAPLVKGINIKGGEKLSRSELDALEASAKALGAKGMAWVALTAAGLKSPIVKFFKPEEINAIVDRLKGETGDVLIFMADKPKVVHQVLGELRLILGKKLDLIDANSYHFLWVTDFPLFEYSATENRWVSNHHPFTAPHGNWDDLEARFLKEPGTVKAQAYDLILNGTEIGGGSIRIHRPDIQAQVFKLLRISDEETQRRFGFFLEALEYGAPPHGGIALGLDRLVMLLAGVDSIRDVIAFPKTQSASCPLTGAPDEVNPLQLKEIHIKLAQ